From the genome of Solanum stenotomum isolate F172 chromosome 5, ASM1918654v1, whole genome shotgun sequence:
AAGGATaaagaagagtttaagaataagaaggctaagacatcagggaacGAGTTTAGGCAGCAAAAGAGTAGTGCGAACCGGTCTTACTTCCAATAGAAACAGAAGGGACCTTCccccatcatctgctagtgcacctgcacctaagaacaaaggtgagtacaatagttaGAATTCCCAGAGTTTCAGAGCTAAACTTGCCTATTCTCAAGGCAGTATTGCACAAAGGGGTAGTAAGCCTGCTGCATgtactaagtgtggtaggaaccactcatgGATGTGTTGTGATagctccactggttgtttcaagtgtggtgagaacggtcattttatgaggaAGTGTCTTGAGAACAGGCAGAGTAATGGTAAAGAGGGTAATaaagcccagtcttcttcagttgcttcACCAGACAGAGCTACACTTAGAGGAGCTACTTTAGGTACTGGTGGAGGAACATACCGCTTGTATGCTATCAATAGTCACCAAGAGAAAaaggattcgccagatgttgtcactggtatgatccaatctttgactttactgtctatgctttgctagacccaggaacGAGTTTACCTTTTGTAATTCCTTATGTtgttatgaattttgatgttattcctgaacaacttagtgaaccattcagtgtttcCAGACATGTTGGTGtttctattctagcagaaagagtttatTGTGGTTGTtccatttccgtcaatcacaagagaaccatagtatatttttatgtcattctaggtatggacttacttcatgcctattatgcctcagttgatagTAGAACTTGAGTTGtaaagtttcagtttccaaatgagccagtgtTAGACTGGAAAAACAGTTCAGatgtgcctaagggtcattttattactcacattaaggcaagaaagttagtttctaaggggtgtgtttatcacttagtccgagttaatgaatctagtgttgagatacctcatattgaGTCAGTTTCAATAGTAAGAGAGTTCCTAGAAGTCTTTCAAGATGATTTATTCGAAGTCCCTcgtgagagagaaatagacttt
Proteins encoded in this window:
- the LOC125863681 gene encoding uncharacterized protein LOC125863681 codes for the protein MGESKVWKSEEIPRQPQQELNAQAIVDTIAEAEAAIAQAEAIIAEIERVVTMAEEARRRAEDAPVVNWVVFESARMGRFIPQIVADMRSMMSLFVAGLSCQSSKEGNAAIMIGYMDLARLMIHSQQVEEDKLKDKEEFKNKKAKTSGNEFRQQKSSANRIAQRGSKPAACTKCGRNHSWMCCDSSTGCFKCGENGHFMRKCLENRQSNGKEGNKAQSSSVASPDRATLRGATLGTGGGTYRLYAINSHQEKKDSPDVVTVNHSVFPDMLVFLF